The following are encoded in a window of Ricinus communis isolate WT05 ecotype wild-type chromosome 4, ASM1957865v1, whole genome shotgun sequence genomic DNA:
- the LOC8268038 gene encoding 7-deoxyloganetin glucosyltransferase, giving the protein MAFSKIAANKPHAVFFPFPLQSHIKTMLKLAKIFYFRGFHITFVNTEFNHNRFLHARGPNSMDSLPDFQFQTIPDSLPPSDPDSSQDVSSLCESVMNNLLQPFLELAVKIKDTASSGNVPPLTCIVADGFTSTFTVRAAQQLELPLVLFFTMSASAILGFKHLAALKEKGLTPLKDESYLTNGYLDRTLDWIPGMKGIRLRDLPSFVRTTSSEDFLFTFTMESAENAVKASAVILHTFDALERDPLTGLSSVFPPVYAIGPLQLHLNAIQDENLDSVGYNLWKEEVACLSWLDSFEPNSVVYVNFGSITVMTQEQLVEFGMGLANSKHPFLWIIRRDLVIGDSAILPPEFFEKTKERSLIAQWCPQEEVLNHPSIGGFLTHSGWGSTIESLSAGVPMLCWPFFADQPTNCRYSCNEWGVGMEIDNNVKRDEVEKLVKELMEGEKGKEMKNNATKWRKLAEEATAPNGSSSLNLENLMNEVLLPNKIRLDVSESEDDLSTVL; this is encoded by the exons ATGGCCTTTTCCAAGATTGCTGCAAATAAGCCTCATGCAGTCTTTTTCCCATTTCCACTTCAAAGCCACATCAAAACAATGCTTAAATTAGCAAAGATTTTTTACTTTAGAGGTTTTCACATTACTTTTGTCAATACTGAGTTTAATCACAACCGTTTTCTCCATGCTAGAGGCCCCAATTCAATGGATAGCTTACCTGACTTCCAATTTCAAACTATTCCTGATAGTCTCCCTCCTTCTGATCCTGATTCCTCCCAAGATGTATCTTCTCTTTGTGAATCTGTCATGAATAATTTGTTGCAACCATTTCTTGAACTTGCTGTCAAGATTAAAGATACTGCCTCTTCTGGGAATGTGCCACCACTGACTTGCATTGTTGCAGATGGTTTCACTTCAACGTTTACTGTGAGAGCTGCTCAACAGCTTGAACTCCCTCTTGTATTGTTTTTCACTATGTCTGCCTCCGCTATCTTGGGATTTAAACATTTAGCTGCTCTCAAAGAAAAGGGTCTTACACCACTTAAAG ATGAGAGTTACCTCACAAATGGCTATTTGGACAGAACTCTGGACTGGATTCCAGGAATGAAAGGCATTCGACTGAGAGATCTTCCAAGCTTTGTTCGAACTACAAGTTCAGAAGACTTTCTATTTACTTTCACTATGGAAAGTGCTGAGAATGCTGTTAAGGCTTCCGCAGTCATCCTTCACACCTTTGATGCATTGGAGAGAGATCCTCTTACTGGCCTTTCTTCTGTTTTTCCTCCTGTTTACGCCATTGGCCCACTTCAGTTACATCTTAATGCAATTCAAGACGAAAATCTTGACTCTGTTGGATACAACTTATGGAAAGAAGAAGTTGCGTGTCTCTCATGGCTAGATTCCTTCGAACCCAACTCAGttgtttatgttaattttGGAAGCATAACTGTTATGACCCAAGAACAACTTGTCGAGTTTGGAATGGGACTAGCTAATAGCAAACATCCCTTCTTATGGATTATCAGGCGGGATTTGGTTATCGGTGACTCAGCGATTCTGCCACCGGAGTTCTTTGAAAAGACGAAAGAAAGAAGTCTAATTGCACAATGGTGTCCACAAGAAGAAGTCCTTAATCACCCATCAATCGGAGGATTCCTGACGCATAGTGGTTGGGGTTCAACAATAGAGAGTTTGTCGGCAGGAGTGCCGATGCTTTGCTGGCCTTTCTTTGCAGATCAGCCAACAAACTGTAGATACAGTTGCAATGAATGGGGAGTTGGCATGGAGATTGATAATAATGTCAAAAGAGATGAAGTTGAGAAGCTTGTTAAGGAGCTGATGGAGGGAGAGAAAGGTAAGGAAATGAAGAATAACGCCACGAAATGGAGAAAACTGGCCGAAGAAGCCACTGCTCCAAATGGTTCATCATCCCTGAATTTGGAAAACTTGATGAATGAAGTTCTcttaccaaataaaataagattagaTGTTTCTGAATCTGAAGATGATTTATCTACTGTCTTGTGA